The DNA region GGTCCTTGGAGATTTTAAGACAGAAGAGAGAATTGGGGTGGAATGGGGAAGAAAGATCTCCCAGCAAGAGCTTAGGGTTCTTCCAGCCAGGGCCTCCCCAGCCTGCTCTTGGGCTGCAGGAGAGGACTCTGCCCTGAGGACTGGGACAGATGAATCACAGGTGTGTGTGGACGGGGGCCAGGTAGCACGTGTCCCCAGCAGAACCAGTCCAGCAGCTCTGCCCAGCAGGCCCCAGTGCTGACGCAGACTTGGGCACCCTTCCGGATGGATGCACACCCACCCCCATCCTACCAGGCACCttgagggctgggggagggacgGTGCACAAGTTTAGCAAATCTGAACTGGCCCCAACTCAGCGAAATTCCGCTCCTGCCAACTGGCTAGGAAGAAAGGAGTTCCTTAGGAAGGCTCCCCCAGGATGGGGTTGCCAGCACCCCCCCTCTGTCCCCAGATCCTTTCATCTGATTCTGGAGCCAGGACTCTGAAGTGGCTCTTAGGAGCCCTTGTTGGCACAAAGGGTGGCAGCAAGACTGAGGGATTGGAAAGAATTGATGGTGTTTGGCTTTTACTTACAACTCCCACTCAGATTAGGAGGATCTAATTGTCCTCAGACACAGCTGGCCCTCCTGCTGGTGAGGAGGGGGTGGCCTTAAGAGTCTGAGCAGGCCCTCACGACAtcaacattttattctttccatcatTGCTAACACTGGTGGCCTACACCAATATCCAGCAGTCCTCACTCCCACCTGGCTCAAACAGCTACTAGATTTCCCCTCTCGTGGGAATAGCTACCATTCCCAGAGCTGGACGACTCAGGGCTTAGTCACAGGTGCCAGGCTGGCTCAATCCAGCACAGGCCTCCCCAGCACCAGTCACTGCCATTGCTGCCAGTGAGCTGCAGTCAGCAGGATTGAGCACATAGAGGTGGCTTCAGACCAGGAGGAAATTACTTTCCATTCTCAGCACATCCCCCAAGGTGTGTGCTGGGTTGGGGGAAGAAATCAGACTAACCACTTGAGTGCTGGGGGTGGGACAGAAGGCCCTTTGAGGACTTACCTATACAGACCTAAGAGGTGGACCCAAGGGCAAGAACATAGGAACACCTGCAAAACTTGAAGTTAAATCTGCAAGGGGActttcctgacagtccagtggtaaagaacctatctgccaatgcaggagacacaggttggatagctggtctgggaagattccacatgccttgggggaACTAAgctcatgtaccacaactactgtgcccacacaccctagagcgagtgctccacaagagaaaccacagcaataagaagcctgtgcacttcAATGacgagtagcccccactcactgtaactagagaaagcccacacacagcaacaaagacccggcacagccaaaaatgataagttttttttttaatgtctgcaaGGGGCCAGTTAGTATCAAGTAAGAGCCAGAGGatgagggaagaaagggagaaagaagggacCCCAAAAAGCCCGGCAGAGATCAAGCAAtgtgatgtgatgtgtgtgtgtgtgtgtgtgtgtgtgtgtgtatgcgcaaccccacgaactgtagcacaccaggctcttctatccacaGATCAGGCAATAACATGGAGTTACTTCAACTCTCTCTAATCCCACCAGCTGCCCCATGAACACACAATCTAATTTTTTAGAAAAGGGCTTGCTTTGCAAATCCAGCTTCAAGATAAGTCCCTCCTCCCAATCCCTGCCTGCCCATCTGGAAATCTTGGACTATCCCTGAGGCAAGGTAAGGAAAGGAAAATGCCAAAACAAGGTTAGAGCTACAGCATCATCAGTCTTTAATAACTTATAGGCAAACGCTAAAAAATAGTTAATAATTATACAGAGGACATACATGGCTTATAAAAATGGTCGTAAGTCTACAAAGGGGGGATTCTTGGCACTTTcatacaaacacaaaaatatagaCAATTATGACTGGCACCCCTAGAAGAGCAACCTAGGGACACCCCTcagttgggggtggaggggagccaAGAGCTAGTTCTCATTTATTCCAAATGCATCCTCCAAGCAACTTTCCTTTGCCCCTAAACACATCTAATCAAAaagccagagaagaaaaacaggaaacaggGTCGAGGTAGAGTCAGTTTACATTTAAGCCTCCACAGTCCTGCAGCCTCCACTTCCCCAGAAGTGAGGATGAGGGAGAGATGTGAGAACACATCGCATCTCCCGTCGCCCGTCCCGTGCTGCCCCCAAACAGGACCCCTGTTGTGCTTCTTGGTCCTCCATTGAGGCGGACAGGTCCTGCACCCTGGGGCTGAGTGAGGGGCCACAGGCTCCGCCTGGCTGTCCAAGTGTGCAGACCCCTACTGGTGAGGAGGGGCAGCCTCAGGTCACCGTCGCTTCTTGCCTGCCCGGGCAGCCTTCTTCCTCTTGAGGATCATCTCATACAGGCGCTCCAGGCCTGGCTGCAGGCCCAGTCCGTCCACAGCACTGCAGCCCTGCACGTAGGTGAGTGTGGCAGTAGCCAGCTCCCGGACCGCCAGCCTCTTCTCCACCTCGACGGCGCTCAGTGCCCCGGGCTGATCCTGCTTGTTGGCCAGGACCAGCACAGGCACCCCCTGGTTGTCCGAGGCCCGGCTGATTCGGTGGAGCTCCACCTTGGCCTCCTCCAGCCGCTCAGCCTCAGCAGCATCCACCACAAACACCAGGCCATCTGTCCGGCGTGTGTAGGAGCGCCACAGCGGTCGAAGCTTCTCCTGCCCCCCGACATCCCACACTTGGAAGGTGATGCCACGGGACCCCCCCAGGGGCACCCGGATCTTCTCTGTGTTGAAGCCTTTGGTGGGGACGCTCTGGACAAACTCTTTGAACTTGAGGCGGTAAAGAAGGGAGGTCTTTCCAGCTGAGTCCAGCCCAATGACCACAACATGCAGGGCCTGGAAGTGGGGCAAGAAGGAGGTGGTGGGCGCCATCTCAGTCAAATGGTTCCCCATGTTGAACTCTAGCTAAGATGCAGGTCTTGGGGCTCACagaagaggcagggaggagacCTTGAAATTGCAGGCTTTGGGGATCACAGCTGGGTTATCTGAACAGGGAAAGGTCATGGAAGAAAACAGGAGGATCGATGTTAAATAACAAACATGAAATTTACAGCTTCTTGATCACGTCCTAAATCAGCaacccactttttaaaattcctttttaaaaatttgttttcgttgtgtgtgtgtgtgtgtttttttaagcaGCTGCAGGTATAACAGAGGCTCTCCCCCGTGCCCTGGGGGCCATGACAGGGGTGATGAGACTGAGAGAAACCCCTAGGACACTGGGACACTGAGGTTGGAGAGAGAGGCCTGGATGGGGGACAGTCAGCTTCCGCGCTTGTGGTATGGCAGCAGGCACCGCGACCCCAGCTCCCCAGGAGAGAATCCTCGGGGGAACCTGCATCTGGGGGGCAGTGGCCTGAA from Cervus canadensis isolate Bull #8, Minnesota chromosome 1, ASM1932006v1, whole genome shotgun sequence includes:
- the ARL4D gene encoding ADP-ribosylation factor-like protein 4D, whose amino-acid sequence is MGNHLTEMAPTTSFLPHFQALHVVVIGLDSAGKTSLLYRLKFKEFVQSVPTKGFNTEKIRVPLGGSRGITFQVWDVGGQEKLRPLWRSYTRRTDGLVFVVDAAEAERLEEAKVELHRISRASDNQGVPVLVLANKQDQPGALSAVEVEKRLAVRELATATLTYVQGCSAVDGLGLQPGLERLYEMILKRKKAARAGKKRR